A region from the Sandaracinus amylolyticus genome encodes:
- a CDS encoding superoxide dismutase → MAFTLPELPYAKDALAPHISAETLEFHHGKHHATYVTNLNKFVDQDPSLQGKSLEDIIRTSKGPVFNNAAQVWNHTFYWHSMRPGGGGEPTGAIKGAIDKSFGSFATFKEQFSAKAVGHFASGWAWLVKNGDKLEIVDTHDAGTPLTMDRKPILTCDVWEHAYYVDYRNARAKYVESWWNLVNWDHANSQL, encoded by the coding sequence ATGGCCTTCACGCTCCCCGAGCTCCCCTACGCGAAGGACGCGCTCGCGCCGCACATCTCGGCCGAGACGCTCGAGTTCCACCACGGAAAGCACCACGCGACCTACGTCACGAACCTGAACAAGTTCGTGGACCAGGATCCCTCGCTCCAGGGCAAGAGCCTCGAGGACATCATCCGCACGTCGAAGGGCCCCGTGTTCAACAACGCGGCGCAGGTGTGGAACCACACGTTCTACTGGCACTCGATGCGGCCGGGCGGCGGTGGTGAGCCGACGGGCGCGATCAAGGGCGCGATCGACAAGAGCTTCGGCTCGTTCGCGACGTTCAAGGAGCAGTTCAGCGCGAAGGCCGTCGGTCACTTCGCGAGCGGCTGGGCGTGGCTCGTGAAGAACGGCGACAAGCTCGAGATCGTCGACACGCACGACGCGGGCACGCCGCTCACGATGGATCGCAAGCCGATCCTCACGTGCGACGTCTGGGAGCACGCGTACTACGTCGACTACCGCAACGCGCGCGCGAAGTACGTCGAGTCGTGGTGGAACCTGGTGAACTGGGACCACGCGAACAGCCAGCTCTGA
- a CDS encoding M23 family metallopeptidase: protein MKRVLLAALVLFAPARAEAQTFRRPFACDECIANWFYFDHTGETAGTQDWSCEGSTYEGHRGTDFSLRGGLAAIDVGHDVVAAADGEVVRAQDGFFDRCTACGGDNCGTAFGFGYGNHVVIDHGDTRVVYAHLRNGSVRVAPGDRVTCGQVLGQIASSGCSTGAHLHFETRPPGGASASAFDPFAGACSPTSPSRWSEQGAHRGIPSATCGAAPTCPDGTFPIWTCDEARTARRRCVDGVDTTEPCAWGCISMPSGTDDACAPAPDADADGASADLDCDDTDPDVHPGAIDTCGDAIDQDCAGGDLLCRGDDGGAALDAGARDPASISGSCGCRVGARTHTTAVTSFLVAATIALRIRQRRSKPSPRVCD from the coding sequence ATGAAGCGCGTGCTGCTCGCGGCGCTCGTGCTCTTCGCGCCGGCGCGCGCCGAGGCGCAGACGTTCCGTCGCCCCTTCGCGTGCGACGAGTGCATCGCGAACTGGTTCTACTTCGATCACACCGGCGAGACCGCGGGCACCCAGGACTGGAGCTGCGAGGGCTCGACCTACGAAGGGCATCGCGGCACCGACTTCTCGCTGCGCGGAGGGCTCGCCGCGATCGACGTCGGGCACGACGTGGTCGCCGCCGCCGACGGCGAGGTCGTGCGCGCACAGGACGGCTTCTTCGATCGCTGCACCGCGTGCGGCGGCGACAACTGCGGCACCGCGTTCGGGTTCGGATACGGGAACCACGTCGTGATCGATCACGGCGACACCCGCGTCGTCTACGCGCACCTCCGCAACGGCAGCGTGCGCGTCGCGCCCGGCGATCGCGTGACGTGCGGGCAAGTGCTCGGACAGATCGCCAGCTCGGGCTGCAGCACCGGCGCGCACCTGCACTTCGAGACGCGACCACCGGGGGGTGCCTCGGCGAGCGCGTTCGATCCATTCGCCGGCGCGTGCTCGCCGACGTCGCCGTCACGATGGAGCGAGCAGGGCGCGCACCGCGGCATCCCGAGCGCGACGTGCGGCGCAGCGCCGACGTGCCCCGACGGCACGTTCCCGATCTGGACGTGCGACGAAGCGCGCACCGCCCGACGTCGCTGCGTCGACGGCGTCGACACCACGGAGCCCTGCGCGTGGGGCTGCATCTCGATGCCGTCCGGTACCGACGACGCGTGCGCCCCCGCGCCCGACGCCGACGCCGACGGTGCGAGCGCGGACCTCGACTGCGACGACACCGATCCCGACGTCCACCCCGGCGCGATCGACACGTGCGGCGACGCGATCGATCAGGACTGCGCGGGAGGCGATCTCCTCTGCCGCGGCGATGACGGCGGCGCTGCGCTCGACGCGGGAGCGCGCGACCCGGCGAGCATCTCGGGCAGCTGCGGATGCCGCGTCGGCGCGCGGACGCACACGACGGCCGTCACGTCGTTCCTCGTCGCCGCCACGATCGCGCTGCGGATCCGCCAGCGACGATCCAAGCCCTCCCCGCGCGTTTGCGACTAA
- a CDS encoding NAD(P)/FAD-dependent oxidoreductase: protein MATSVEMVDCVVLGGGPAGSTFAAIAKKYAPEARVLVLEKERFPRWRIGESTIPAANGVFKDLGVYETLLASPFVKKMGVTFVWGRDRQPWNADYLTLRTTTKHDGAEIIEVTGQDFEALLGDGNKRDTPYSAFNVERSKFDDILLRNAERFGAEVREGTRATAVTRVPGTSAHVIAWEDDQGARGTIRAGFVMDASGLSSLLTRGQRIHDDSLNNFAVYGYLRNAEWKVTYSGTKDRSTVFIAAVEKGWIWYFPLGEDLMTVGAVTNTRHFKDRLKDVDLETFFWEMLRSCPEVAGLVENATLRDDVLPGNARVGACRDWSSWAREPVGEGWAAAGDAAMFVDPILSTGVTLALQTGHRAAYTWLTARRRADLPASSLWRAYADYLRGEYGAFLRLARYFYGNNKAAPSWWWEAQQLVNASGRLSLSDRQAFTMATAGFFPVPRALGAAAEVVVPLLQGITGGGRGLERIYHVPGVPSHDVLPACALELVAPFRVDLRTEPNLERGVIGSLEVYHDLVTEEPDMTHRLAAVPARIDAALAPIAEVLQRCRTVSELLERAPSVMPAGTDPRVVRKAALDLVRIAALKGFVRVVEPRASVIEGGACG from the coding sequence ATGGCGACGAGCGTGGAGATGGTGGACTGCGTCGTGCTCGGGGGAGGGCCCGCGGGCAGCACGTTCGCGGCGATCGCGAAGAAGTACGCACCCGAGGCGCGCGTCCTGGTGCTCGAGAAGGAGCGCTTCCCGCGCTGGCGCATCGGCGAGTCGACGATCCCCGCTGCGAACGGCGTGTTCAAGGATCTCGGCGTCTACGAGACGCTGCTCGCGTCGCCCTTCGTGAAGAAGATGGGCGTGACCTTCGTGTGGGGTCGCGATCGTCAGCCGTGGAACGCGGACTACCTCACGCTGCGCACCACGACGAAGCACGACGGCGCGGAGATCATCGAGGTCACGGGACAGGACTTCGAGGCGCTGCTCGGCGACGGCAACAAGCGCGACACGCCGTATTCCGCGTTCAACGTCGAGCGCTCGAAGTTCGACGACATCCTGCTGCGCAACGCGGAGCGCTTCGGCGCCGAGGTGCGCGAGGGCACGCGCGCGACCGCGGTGACGCGCGTGCCGGGAACGAGTGCGCACGTGATCGCGTGGGAGGACGATCAGGGCGCGCGCGGGACGATCCGCGCGGGCTTCGTGATGGACGCGAGCGGTCTGTCGAGCCTGCTCACGCGAGGTCAGCGAATTCATGACGACTCGCTCAACAACTTCGCGGTCTACGGATATCTGCGGAACGCGGAGTGGAAGGTCACGTACAGCGGCACGAAGGATCGCTCGACGGTCTTCATCGCCGCGGTCGAGAAGGGATGGATCTGGTACTTCCCGCTCGGCGAGGACCTGATGACGGTCGGCGCGGTGACGAACACGCGCCACTTCAAGGATCGCTTGAAGGACGTCGATCTCGAGACGTTCTTCTGGGAGATGCTGCGCTCGTGCCCCGAGGTCGCGGGGCTCGTCGAGAACGCGACGCTTCGCGACGACGTCCTGCCGGGCAACGCGCGCGTCGGCGCGTGCCGAGACTGGTCGTCGTGGGCGCGCGAGCCGGTCGGCGAGGGCTGGGCGGCCGCGGGTGACGCCGCGATGTTCGTCGATCCGATCCTCTCGACGGGCGTGACGCTCGCGCTGCAGACCGGGCATCGCGCGGCGTACACCTGGCTGACCGCGCGTCGTCGTGCCGATCTCCCGGCGAGCTCGTTGTGGCGCGCGTACGCGGACTACCTGCGCGGCGAGTACGGCGCGTTCCTGCGCCTCGCGCGCTACTTCTACGGCAACAACAAGGCGGCGCCCTCGTGGTGGTGGGAGGCGCAGCAGCTCGTGAACGCGTCGGGGCGCCTCTCGCTGAGCGATCGCCAGGCGTTCACGATGGCGACCGCGGGCTTCTTCCCGGTGCCGCGCGCGCTCGGTGCCGCGGCCGAGGTCGTGGTGCCGCTGCTCCAGGGCATCACGGGCGGAGGGCGCGGCCTCGAGCGCATCTACCACGTGCCCGGCGTGCCCTCGCACGACGTGCTGCCTGCCTGCGCGCTCGAGCTGGTCGCGCCGTTCCGCGTCGATCTGCGCACCGAGCCGAACCTCGAGCGCGGCGTGATCGGATCGCTCGAGGTCTATCACGACCTCGTCACCGAAGAGCCCGACATGACGCACCGTCTCGCGGCCGTCCCGGCGCGCATCGATGCCGCGCTCGCGCCGATCGCCGAGGTGCTGCAGCGCTGTCGCACGGTGAGCGAGCTGCTCGAGCGCGCGCCGAGCGTGATGCCCGCGGGCACCGATCCGCGCGTGGTGCGCAAGGCCGCGCTCGACCTCGTGCGCATCGCCGCGCTGAAGGGGTTCGTGCGTGTCGTGGAGCCTCGCGCGTCGGTGATCGAGGGCGGGGCGTGCGGCTGA
- a CDS encoding serine/threonine-protein kinase, translating into MPALAQLVPGHVFARDFRILHLLAEGGMGAVYVVEQLSTGKRRALKAMLPQLVVDARARERFAQEARIAAHIESEHVVETVAAGIDEPTGLPWLAMELLEGRDLSHALRERGALPPSEVFEILQQLGDGLGAAHAKGIVHRDLKPENLFIAVSRRRGVPFTLKILDFGIAKLTQESRATASTTAAVGSPMWMAPEQTEQHARIRPATDVWALGLVAFYLLTGRSYWRVANHPEVRLTALFTEVLVTPLEPASVRAAQLGVGHLVPAGFDAWLARCLDRDPERRFPDARVALASLSPGLSLRDDAPHVPMTHEHRRVVPPTVAMTPSPVHPHAPTPYAPQGWAPHPHASTPYAVHSPSTATGSLPASRSTTTRSIALALGLVATLVGAGLSAFGGLVLWQRFAQREAPPPPRLVAHAQIDAGAQAQIDAGAHADAALAIADSGPVIVAPTAHDAGTHASRARSEVQRDPTPPGDDVTRFVWSEGARRRWRGTWSGQGWRYAITIALRRDGRDASGTIEWRLLETPRPDFQSRIGHQAEELVEGHYDEATGALDLAGYQSSDPTLVSTDHYDLRVAASGAISGRSQSDGGRVSARPAD; encoded by the coding sequence GTGCCCGCCCTGGCCCAGCTCGTCCCCGGACACGTCTTCGCGCGGGACTTCCGCATCCTGCATCTGCTCGCCGAAGGCGGCATGGGCGCGGTGTACGTCGTCGAACAGCTCTCGACCGGCAAGCGACGCGCGCTGAAGGCGATGCTCCCGCAGCTCGTCGTCGATGCGCGCGCGCGCGAGCGCTTCGCGCAAGAAGCGCGCATCGCGGCGCACATCGAGAGCGAGCACGTCGTCGAGACGGTCGCCGCGGGCATCGACGAGCCCACGGGCTTGCCCTGGCTCGCGATGGAGCTGCTCGAAGGGCGCGATCTCTCGCACGCGCTGCGCGAGCGCGGCGCGCTGCCGCCGAGCGAGGTGTTCGAGATCCTCCAGCAGCTCGGCGACGGCCTCGGTGCGGCGCACGCGAAGGGCATCGTCCATCGTGATCTCAAGCCCGAGAACCTGTTCATCGCGGTGAGCCGCCGCCGCGGCGTGCCCTTCACGCTGAAGATCCTCGACTTCGGCATCGCGAAGCTCACGCAGGAGTCGCGCGCCACCGCGTCGACCACCGCGGCCGTCGGCTCGCCGATGTGGATGGCGCCCGAGCAGACCGAGCAGCACGCGCGCATCCGTCCCGCGACCGACGTCTGGGCGCTCGGTCTCGTCGCGTTCTACCTGCTCACCGGGCGCTCCTACTGGCGCGTCGCCAACCACCCCGAGGTGCGCCTCACCGCGCTGTTCACCGAGGTGCTCGTCACGCCGCTCGAGCCCGCGTCGGTGCGCGCCGCGCAGCTCGGCGTCGGTCATCTCGTGCCCGCGGGCTTCGACGCGTGGCTCGCTCGATGCCTCGACCGCGATCCCGAGCGTCGCTTCCCCGACGCGCGCGTCGCGCTCGCGTCGCTCTCGCCCGGCCTCTCGCTGCGCGACGATGCGCCGCACGTCCCGATGACGCACGAGCATCGTCGCGTGGTGCCGCCGACCGTCGCGATGACGCCCTCGCCCGTGCACCCGCACGCGCCGACGCCGTACGCGCCGCAGGGTTGGGCGCCACACCCGCACGCGAGCACGCCGTACGCGGTGCACTCCCCTTCGACGGCGACCGGGTCGCTGCCCGCGTCGCGATCGACCACCACGCGCAGCATCGCGCTCGCGCTCGGGCTCGTCGCGACGCTCGTCGGCGCGGGGCTCAGCGCGTTCGGTGGGCTGGTGCTGTGGCAGCGCTTCGCCCAGCGCGAGGCGCCGCCCCCGCCGCGCCTCGTCGCGCACGCGCAGATCGACGCGGGCGCGCAGGCGCAGATCGACGCGGGCGCGCACGCCGACGCGGCGCTCGCGATCGCCGACTCCGGCCCGGTGATCGTCGCGCCGACCGCGCACGATGCAGGGACCCACGCGTCGCGCGCGCGCAGCGAGGTGCAGCGCGATCCCACGCCGCCGGGCGACGACGTCACGCGCTTCGTCTGGTCCGAGGGCGCGCGACGTCGATGGCGCGGCACGTGGAGCGGCCAGGGCTGGCGCTACGCGATCACCATCGCGCTCCGCCGCGACGGCCGCGACGCGTCGGGCACGATCGAGTGGCGCCTGCTCGAGACGCCCCGGCCCGACTTCCAGTCGCGCATCGGCCACCAGGCCGAGGAGCTCGTCGAAGGCCACTACGACGAGGCCACCGGCGCGCTCGACCTCGCGGGATACCAGAGCTCCGATCCCACGCTCGTCTCGACCGATCACTACGATCTCCGTGTGGCCGCGAGCGGCGCGATCAGCGGTCGATCCCAGAGCGACGGCGGCCGCGTCTCCGCGCGCCCCGCGGACTGA
- a CDS encoding PLP-dependent cysteine synthase family protein, translating into MSLAQRSIVERKAWLSRLAGSTPSVPIDDPETGCTIWLKLEYLLPSGSTKDRVAAFILSHGVETGVIREDSIVVEASSGSTSIAFAMACAALGVRFCAVMPENVSRERMLIIKRYGGECVLTPQAGGLVGAIEETRAMAARDARVFLARQFENPLNARAHERHTGPELIAQVGTTIHGFVAGVGTGGTLMGIASALRDAGHPARVARAMPEKNSPCFSGQPEICGGIPGVVDGLSAILDPARIGLDDDVRVLERDAIDAARSLCRRGFPVGPSSGLNYAAARALARRLGPGHTIATVLCDRMERYFSTDLFQDVCG; encoded by the coding sequence ATGTCGCTCGCACAGCGCTCGATCGTCGAACGAAAGGCGTGGCTCTCACGGCTCGCCGGCAGCACGCCGAGCGTGCCGATCGACGACCCCGAGACCGGCTGCACCATCTGGCTGAAGCTCGAGTACCTGCTGCCGAGCGGCTCGACGAAGGATCGTGTCGCAGCGTTCATCCTGTCGCACGGCGTCGAGACCGGCGTCATCCGCGAGGACTCGATCGTCGTCGAGGCGTCGAGCGGCTCGACGTCGATCGCGTTCGCGATGGCGTGCGCCGCGCTCGGCGTTCGCTTCTGCGCGGTGATGCCCGAGAACGTCAGCCGCGAGCGCATGCTGATCATCAAGCGCTACGGCGGCGAGTGCGTGCTCACGCCGCAGGCCGGCGGTCTCGTCGGCGCGATCGAGGAGACGCGCGCGATGGCGGCGCGCGATGCGCGCGTGTTCCTCGCGCGTCAGTTCGAGAACCCGCTCAACGCGCGCGCGCACGAGCGGCACACCGGGCCCGAGCTCATCGCGCAGGTGGGCACGACGATCCACGGCTTCGTCGCGGGTGTCGGCACGGGCGGGACGCTGATGGGGATCGCGAGCGCGCTTCGCGACGCAGGTCATCCGGCGCGCGTCGCGCGCGCGATGCCCGAGAAGAACAGCCCGTGTTTCTCGGGCCAGCCCGAGATCTGCGGCGGGATCCCCGGCGTGGTCGACGGGCTCTCCGCGATCCTCGATCCCGCGCGCATCGGGCTCGACGACGACGTGCGCGTGCTCGAGCGCGACGCGATCGACGCGGCGCGCTCGCTCTGTCGTCGCGGCTTCCCGGTGGGCCCTTCGAGCGGGCTCAACTACGCGGCGGCGCGCGCGCTCGCGCGTCGCCTCGGGCCCGGGCACACCATCGCGACGGTGCTGTGCGATCGCATGGAGCGCTACTTCAGCACCGATCTGTTCCAGGACGTCTGCGGCTGA